From the genome of Gallus gallus isolate bGalGal1 chromosome 4, bGalGal1.mat.broiler.GRCg7b, whole genome shotgun sequence:
GATGGCTGCTTGAAGCCCAAGTGGGGGGATGTGTTTGAGGCCCAGATGTCCATCACTTGTATCCCTTTGAAACTACATGAGGAGCAACCCAGAGCTGCAGCTATGTGACCCAAGGGACATTCTAGCCACATCCTGCATTCTCCACCTGTCTTACCTCTTTGTTAATTTCAGTAAGGCCAGAAGGTAAAGAACTGTGAACTGGCATCACATGGCCCATAGACTTCTAactccctcccctctcttttgttgttgcagTGGTGGCCAGGAGTGCCCCAGAGGAGACCGTGACCAGCAGCTTTGCCTCCTTCATCCACGCAGTCCGACCTGAGCACCTGTCCAAGATCGTCCGTTACAGAAGCAAGAGGATGATCCTTGACAGCATTGGTGTTGGCCTTGTGGGCAGCACAACCCACGTGTTTGATATTGCTCTGAAGTACTGCCTGGTAGGAGCAGCCTCATATTACTTTGTATTTATGTGGTCCCCACTGTGACCCCGTCAGCACAACCATGACcttacctcatggatactgtAGGACTTTGCCTTGCAGGAGGGCATCATACAATCCCTTCTTCACTCAAGACTCTAATCTGAATCTCCTTTTCACAGGAGCTGTACTCTTCAGTTGCTGTGAGCAATGTCTATGGCAAGCCTGGTGTGAAGCTATCCCCGACTCTGGCTGCATTCACCAATGGTGTTGCGGTAAGGCAGGCTTTTCCAGGAGAAACTCTGCTTTGCAGTGCCTTCAAAACACTAATTAGTATTACAGAAAGACGTCTAGGTATTTTAGAGGGACAATGGAGGCCAAGAAGTCATGGTTTGCTCTGTAGtcttgaaaaactgtttttagaGGGGAATAACCAGCAACCATAGGGATCTCTGCATGACAGGTGGAAGTTGCTGTAGCCTCAGTGATATTACCAAGGATCCCCTCAGCTCTCACCCACCCCACTATCATTTCTTATCTACATTTGCCCAACAGACTCACTCCATGGACTTTGATGATACCTGGCACCCTGCTACTCACCCATCAGGGGCTgttctgccagctctgctggcagcttcTCAGATGCTACCTCCAAACTCCAAACCCAATGGCCTGGATTTCCTGCTAGCATTTAATGTGGGCCTGGAAGTGCAAGGAAGGCTCATGCATTTCTCCACTGAGGCTCACAATATTCCCAAAAGGTAAATCTTTTTATTCACCTAGTAGACTGGTGTGAGTGGTAAGAGCTAGAGCATGGTGTAGTAATTTCAGGAACAAAACCAAGCATGAGCATGCAACTTATCTCCCTGCGATAGCTCACACAGATTTACAGGCTCAGCGCCACTGTACCAAGCCCTCTGGGAAAGTGTCCAGGTctcaaacaaaagcagaggtCAACTGTATTTCCCTGATGACTCAACATGGCCACAAAGAGTGAGCATGGGAAGAGGGTTGGTGAGTCTGCTCATGGGCTTGCTCAGGGTTTTAAAATACTACTTTAAGACCCTCCGAACTCAAGATGAGGGTAAAGTTCTGCTGAGAGACAGGCCAATTCTGCCAGGGCTGATGAGGCACCACttatctcattttcatttgGTGACCTTCAATGATCTTTCCCCCAAAATAACCTCCAAGACGACTGAGATTCTGGTGAGGTGCCAGGGAGAACATCAATCAGGAGGTGTTGCCATTGGACATGTTGCGTCTGGACACTTTATTTGAATGGAAGGGTGAAATTTGGGGTGAAAATTTAGCTGTATGGACACAAGTCATGCCACCTCTTAggcagaccaaaaaaaaaaaaaaaaaaaatgctttctggagATGGTAATCTTACTCTTCTTTCTCCAGTGAAGTTTCAAGCAGATGCTTAGTCTGCATATGGCTACATATTGAATCAGGTGAACCCCATCCGCCACAGATCCATGATAGATTTCCACTGGCTGATTTCCATTGACACTTCCATGCTCATACCTGCAATTTCCCCTTTAGGTTCCACCCTCCTTCAGTAGTCGGTAccatgggcagtgctgcagccactgcaaagctgctgtgtcTCAACATGACCCAGTGTACCCATGCCTTGGGCATCGCTGCCTCACTCGCAGGAGCACCCATGGCAAATGCTGCCACACAAGCCAAGCCATTGCATATTGGGAACGCCACCCGCCTGGGCtttgaagcagcactgctggctgcccgAGGAATGGAAGCTAACCCTTTCATTCTGGATGATATCTCTGGTTGTTCTGGATTCAGTGCTTTTTACAGCATCTATCAACCCAGATCACTGTCCACACCAAATGAGCATCATGAATTCCTCTTGGAGAAGCAGGATATTGCTTTCAAGAGATTCCCAGCCCACCTGGGGATGCACTGGGTGGTGGATGCTGCCTTGTCCGTTCGGAACCTCTTCATCAACTATGCGGGgtccttctctccctctttgaTCCGTACCATTGTGCTGAAGGTCCCAGTGTCAAAGTACATCAATAGGCCTTTCCCCAACTCAGAACATGAGGCCAGACACTCCTTCCAGTTCAATGCCTGTACAGCCCTGCTGGATGGAGAAGTGGGCCTCAGCTCTTTCACAGAGAGCAGCATCCacaggcaggagctgagggaaCTGCTCCACAAAGTGGTGGTGGAGCACCCTGAAGATAATGTGGCTAATTTTGACAAAATGTACGGagaggtggcagtgctgctgaagaGTGGCGACGTCCTGACAGGCAAATGTGATACTTTCTATGGGCACTGGAGGAAGCCTCTCAGCAGGGAATCACTCTTGAAGAAGTTTCGATCCAATGCCTCTCACGTGCTTCCAGAAGAAAAGGTAGAAACCATCATCACTATGGTGGACAATCTGGAGAACCTGTCAGATAGCTCCCATCTGGCCTGCAGCCTGTGAAGGAATGTTTTTTTGATGAGGGATTTATCTCAGAGAAACTGATTCCTTTCTTTGTTGGTGCTTTACTATTCTTTTCCAGTGATAGGAAAGTTCTTATCCCTTGAAGTCAAAGTAGATGCATTAGTATCAAAGAAGTCCATGAGGCAAAAGGTGTGTCTATGTAATTAGTACACAGATTAAATCTGACTCAGTTGTTTCTGAGTAGCTGAAAGGTGACCACAGATGCCAAAAACTTCCATGGAGATCTATGAAAATCCTGGGGTATTATCTGGAAGCTGGTTCCCTACAGAGGAGAGTccagatatttttaaagttgtGTTCAAGGTTATTTCTGTAGAGAATGCCTAGAATGCCTAACTGCTGAGTCTGGGAAGAGGAGGACACAGCTGCaaaatgtgtgcttttcttAATGCTCCTCTGAGCACTTTTTGGATCATGATTAGGTAATTGTACTGGACAGATGAAAAATATATCAGAGTTACTGTAAACAGCCCTGCCTGCAAAGCTCTCAAGcagagaatgatttttttttcttccagcaaaaCCTTCTAATATGTCCAGCATTTAGGAAGTTGTTGTCACTTCTCTATGTACAAGGAATAGTTAAATGACTCTTAAAGCCTCTATGTCTTATCTGAATGAAAGGCAGACATTGAGGAATCCTACATCAGTCCTACATCTACATCCTACACCTCCTGCAAGGTGATCATAGGGCTGTGGCATATCATCCCTCCTGGGTTTGGACAGATCACCCAGGCACCTATCAGAGCTAGCTTTCCAGAGGTCATCTTTGTAGTCAGTGAAGAGATGGGCAGCTCTGGATTGTCACATGTGTACAAGCGTGCTGTGACTTACATTGGGAATTTCCTGTTTCTCTCCCCtgacagggaagaaaacataaaGGGGAAATCCCTAAGTCATCTTTCTGGCTGTGATAAAATCTGACTTGTACGCCTGAGTAACCATTCACTGAAAGATTTCTTACACTTAGTTTTTTCTGAGCAGCAAGATGGAGAACTATGCAATATTCCTATGCACATCAAACAAATACTGTGACTGCTGATCCAAAGGACTTGTTTCCAGTATGATCATGATGTAGGTGCAGAACCTGCTGGGAAATTCAGGGTTGTCTTCTGCTGAGAGGATCGAGATGGGACTAGACGGGCAAGAAGCAATGTGGGCTGGTTCATTTTTAGTTTGCTAGTAGTGGACTCTGCAAGGAACTTCCTagccagaagaaaatatttgcccAACTGATGTAATCCACTCATAACATAATCCTCTCATACTGTCTAGCATAGTCACTCTGAATCtttctaaataaagaaatgaagtgaattcttttttttttccataaaaatctAATGTCACATTATGTagtctttcagtttaaattcaAACATATACAATAGAAtggcttttgaaataaaagggGAAAGCAATAGAGGCAAGCAGAGGCTAGGAGGGGATGAGTGAAGCTGAGATCATTGATTGTCATCAGTCTTCAGTCTGAGAGTAATTGACCTGTAGATAGTACGGGCAAGTTTGTTTGACGCCAAGGATAATTCAGTTATTACTATAATGCAACCAACATTTATGACTTCTCCTTTCAGCTGAGTAACGAAAGATCCATTGCCCTCCCTTCTATTGCTGTTCCAAGAAAAAGTAcacttaaataaaattaagaaaaggaGACCTTTCTTCACAAACATCCACAGTCGCAAGCTCAGTGAAATAAAcacttccagcacagagccaggaaGGTCATCTGCTAGCAAGTAATCACTGAGGACAATCTCAGGCCCAAAATGAATGGGGCTGGGCTGGAACACGAGCCTGTGGAGCTGTGGAGCCGGGGCCGGCAGGAGCGGCGCTTCCGGGCAGTCGTCAGCACCCTGGAGAGCGGCCGCGGCCCCGGGGCTCCCAGACCGAGGTCCCGTTCCCAGCGGTCCTCGTTCTCAGAGGTCCCCTTTTGCTCTCCACGGGCAAAGCAAAGGGTGAGCTTTCATATCCCATGGGAAAGTTGTCGTCCATTCCCACAGGCGATTTGATCCGAACTGCAAGCAGCTTTCTCTCCTGCCACTGACAATGACACAAGTTTTGGGTAATGGGAAACACTGCATTTATTAGGATTTGGGTTTTTTCCACCGTGGACTTCACACGATATACcatcaaaaaaatatttttttcaaaagttcAATTCGCGgattatttcagttttagagGTGATTTTGACTGTAGAGGTCAGAAAAGTTTGCTCTGTCTTCCAGTACTATTTCCTTGATGATAACGTTACTACCGCAGTGTGGCCAGTTGAGGAACTGCTCTCCTTGAAAAACCCCAAGTAACCCCTCTTTGTTCTTTTATGCTTTTCAGTAATTGaaggaattaaagaaagaaggaaactcAGATAGTGACAGTCCTAGACAACCAGGTTGGGCTGAAAGTGGAGCCAATTTAGAATTTCTTTGCCTGATACCACTGTCTCCTTAGCATCTTATTTCTCCCTCAGCTAGATTTTTGCAGGGACTTGAAAAGTGTCAGGGTTCTGTTCATTTGGGATGGGAGAAGTCAGCAATGAGGTGTCTAGCATTAGACATCCTCCTCTCCATGCAGTTACCTCATTGCTGATTTCTCCCATCCCAGATGAACAGAACCCTGTCACTTTTCAAGTATTAATGCAGAGCTGAGAACGACACACAGATCTTCAGCCTTGTGAGCAATTTGTATGTCAGACACAAGCTCAGTTCCCAGTTCCTAGATAGGAATTGGGTTTCAAAAGTACACATCTTCTAACAAAGCCATGAAATCTCAACTGATGGTGATTTATAAAAGTAGgagggcagatttaggttaaatataagaagaaaagattctacagtgagggtggtcaggcactggaacaggttgcccagtgatgtggttgatgcctcATGCCTAGAAACTTTCAAAATGAGGCTGGgtaaggccctgggcaacctgatctagctgtggtgtaCTTGTTCACTGCTGTAGAGTTGGACAAGATGGCCttcagtggtcccttccaactctaaagattctctgattctctgattctctgattcatGTCCAGAGGTAAGAGCTGAGCATGCCAGAGCTGATCTTGTCTTGGGAAGGCTCTCAGGGTTCATGCAGTTCTATATTTCTAGCTGGGAGTTGAGCCTTATTCTAGGTTTACAGAATGAATGCTGACCCCTGCATCAGACTTCCTGCTGGAATGCAGGCAGAGAATGGCTCATGGTTAGGGTTCCCCTCCACTGGCTCCACTCTTATCTGTGATGTACCTAGAAACTTCAATCAGATTCTCATCAGGGTCTCGGAAGTATACAGACGTTATTGGACCCACAGCACCAGTCCTGGCCACGGGACCTTCTTCAATGACCACTCCACAAGCCTGGGAGGAAAAATAAGAGCAGGGTTTTAATGCTCAAGAGAATCTTAAAATATTCCAGTCTTACAAATATGagtaaaaatatacaaatacaaatatGAGAAAATTCTGACATTCCCCTTCCTTGAAAGTATCACTTGTGAGGCTCTGGCTTAATGCCTCCCAGGGTTACAAGGATTTGTGTATACTCTGAGCCTTCCTTACCTTCAGATGACCCAGGAGATGGTCCAGGGACGCTTCTGTGATAAGGCAGATATCTGCAGAGCCAGGGACTGGACATCGAGCTTTGGGTTCAAACTCCTTTCCAACTTCATGCAGGTTAAACTTCTGGTTGCCAAAATGTAAAGCTTTGCGATTTCCCTGACCCCAGAGAAAAGAATCGATCTTCAGTGAGACTTCCTGGGCTGGAAGCTTTTAGCATCTCCTCAGCTGAAAGTCCTGGGGATGTGGTTGTAACCCTGATAACTTTGGGCACTTGCTGTGGCAACTCAAGGCAAGAAGTGGCTGCTGCAAGACTCCAAAAACATCCCTCCAAATGCAGTGACCAAATAAAGTCCCATGGCCACATGTAACTACTTCCAAGCTCTGATGGTATAAGTGCTCAGTTCTGGGAATCCTGCCTGTGGGACAGCCACACAAATAATGCACATTTTGAGAACAGCCGAGTGAACAAAATTGAGACAGTGGGAAGACAATGAGGTTTGTGCAcctcttttctttgcagatcaAGTTTATTGCAAGCTTACATAGCAACTGAGTCTCAAGCTCTATGGAAATGCAAGGCAGTGCGTAGCTGTTTGTGCCCACCTGAAAAACAAATCAttgctcactgcagccctggAATGTGAATGGAACTGATTTTAAGAGATCTGATGGAGCAGGAGACAATGAAATAGGTTTTGGAGTTAACAAGATGCAATGGATATGTTCAAAACATGTCAAGTTCCCCTATGGATTAGGCAAGAGATGCATTGGTGttgttctgaaaatattaaCTATCCTGTCTTAGGTTTGTTAGTGGacctccagcacaagaaggattcagagctgttggagaggttTAAGAGAAGGCTCATGAAAATGATCAAAGgtctggagcacttctcctatgaagacaggctgagggagctggacttgtttagcctggagaagagaaggctccagggaggcCTCATtttggccttccagtacttaaagagaGCTTAGAAGCAAGAGGGCTGCTAACATTTTGCATGGTATAATaatgataagacaaggggaaatggctttaaactaaaagaggggaaatttaggctagatgttaggaagaaattctttacttagagGATGATGAGGCACTGAGACAGGCTGCGCAAAGaaattgtggatgccccatccctggaggagctcACAGTCAGATTGgctgaggccctgggcagcctgagctggtcaAGAGCAGCAAGCCcgtggcagagggttggaactgggtaggctttaaggtccttccTAACacaactattctgtgattctatgaaatatcgAAACAAGAAGTTTTGTGAGTTCAATCTTCTTCAATCTTAGATATTGTTTTTCAAtgaaattttctcctttttggggggcagaggggtcCCTTTGGCTCCTGCAGTTTAGTTTGAATCTTTCTTTGACTCAGCTTGACACTATTGAAACTCAGAATTTAATGGCCTCTATCTTGTGCTGGTTCTACCATCCCCACACTATGGAAATGATCCAGAGCCCCCATTAGATCCACAGGGACCAGGCAGCAGCCCAGGACTGCAACTCCAAGTCCTAGAGACCCAAGATTTGCCTGACAGCCCTATTACCTTGAAAGTCACCACCTCCATGCCCAGGACTTTGGAATAAAAGGCGACAGTGTCCTCAATGCTCTTAACAGTCAACACAAGGTGGTCCAGGCTCTGGATGAAACATGGGGGTGGATTCATACTCTTCTCTTTCCAGGACATCATCTCAGAACTGGGAACAGAGTACAAAACCGCAGAAAATGAAGGTTAGGAACATCCAGCTGCTTAGGGAAATGATCCAGGCAGCTGTGAACTGGACCATGAATGGAGCACAAATGGGTTTTCTTCTGGCCTGCAGGTGGCACAAGTACAGAAGCAATAAATTCTCTCTAGAAGGGCCTCAGACCCCTGCTTAGCTCTGGCAGGGTATGTCAGATCCCCTGGCTGGGGCCACATTTGGAGAACTAACTGGATCACTTCATTTATGGCTAAGCTCCCCAAGAACCCTGTGTGCACTAGGGATGGACCATGTGTATGAAACTTCCCTCCCACCCTCTCTGGTGTCCTCTCCAGAGGTTGGGAACATCTTTACACCGCActatggaaaataaattgatttagCTCTGACAGCTTGATTAGGTATTTGAGAGAGgagaaattttcattttgtttcagtttgggTTTATTTTACCTGTAGAAAACCGAGCTGTGGAAACTAGGAGAGTTGTGACAATAGCAAATGGAGTCAAGTTTCCTTTAAATCACTAGCAGCTTACctacatttatttctctctctcagaaAGCCCCAAATCCTGACACAAATGACGATTCACTTCTCTGATACTCTCACTACATTCCCCATCTACACCACCGTGCCAGGGAAGCCCAActctcctgctgcctctcagGGAAATAAACTGACGGAAAATAAACCCTGTTAACACGAAGGCAGCACCAAGAAACACAAATTAGGAAAATAAGCCATGACACTGATCCCCTTTTTGCCTTGCTTCTTGCCTTCAAACTCATTCTAGCAGCAAGCAGGGTGCGAAGCTGATACCAGGGGTTCATGGAGATGCAGCATGCAGACACAGGGAATTCAATAGCCTTGATTGGCAATGGGACTTGGCTTTTTCTTGTATGCTGAGTTTGTATCATCTGACATTGCCCCTCTGTAGCAGAGTACATGGGAAATGGCTGGCAAAGCCCGGCTGACAGTGTAAAACCAGTCACAGCTTCACCAGGACATCTCACCCCTGCAGTCACAGGAACTCACTGTACTTCTTGTCACAGATGGCGTTTAGTTGCTCACACCCTCACCTCCAATCTGCCTGGACTCTGAACCTCCACAAAGCTCTTTCTTCCCAGCAGGTTCTCCTGGGTGCTCCTCAGCTGCATGAGCCCTTCTGTCCCAGCTGCAGCAAACTTCCCCAAGACCTTCCTGTCCCTTGTGAGCTACAAGCTTACTGGCCCCTCTGCAAACACAAGGGAACCAGGTTGTAAAAAGAGGCTGAGTACCTGAAGGAGGGGCAGAGAGCTGGGTGAGCTGGTCCTGGATTTATGACTGTCCTTTTCCTGCTGCCTGGAGCTGAGCAGTGCGAGGAGACACGTCacaggagaaaggggaagacaataaataatattaaaaaaaagtgcttgGAAACAGGAACTCTGAGCACTGCT
Proteins encoded in this window:
- the GLOD5 gene encoding glyoxalase domain-containing protein 5 gives rise to the protein MMSWKEKSMNPPPCFIQSLDHLVLTVKSIEDTVAFYSKVLGMEVVTFKGNRKALHFGNQKFNLHEVGKEFEPKARCPVPGSADICLITEASLDHLLGHLKACGVVIEEGPVARTGAVGPITSVYFRDPDENLIEVSRYITDKSGASGGEP
- the ACOD1L gene encoding cis-aconitate decarboxylase-like isoform X2; translated protein: MVFLTLQKSQRFLASSRQVHKTAAHVVARSAPEETVTSSFASFIHAVRPEHLSKIVRYRSKRMILDSIGVGLVGSTTHVFDIALKYCLELYSSVAVSNVYGKPGVKLSPTLAAFTNGVATHSMDFDDTWHPATHPSGAVLPALLAASQMLPPNSKPNGLDFLLAFNVGLEVQGRLMHFSTEAHNIPKRFHPPSVVGTMGSAAATAKLLCLNMTQCTHALGIAASLAGAPMANAATQAKPLHIGNATRLGFEAALLAARGMEANPFILDDISGCSGFSAFYSIYQPRSLSTPNEHHEFLLEKQDIAFKRFPAHLGMHWVVDAALSVRNLFINYAGSFSPSLIRTIVLKVPVSKYINRPFPNSEHEARHSFQFNACTALLDGEVGLSSFTESSIHRQELRELLHKVVVEHPEDNVANFDKMYGEVAVLLKSGDVLTGKCDTFYGHWRKPLSRESLLKKFRSNASHVLPEEKVETIITMVDNLENLSDSSHLACSL
- the ACOD1L gene encoding cis-aconitate decarboxylase-like isoform X1, with the translated sequence MGAAQFRQIFLQPLQSNRSSQFPPPRGHWRSHLQCKGDAHREGTDLVCRRVSKLLSGTDSYSDPFCRAAARGDFFSVSHSNDDILSCVYKWISDSPALVVARSAPEETVTSSFASFIHAVRPEHLSKIVRYRSKRMILDSIGVGLVGSTTHVFDIALKYCLELYSSVAVSNVYGKPGVKLSPTLAAFTNGVATHSMDFDDTWHPATHPSGAVLPALLAASQMLPPNSKPNGLDFLLAFNVGLEVQGRLMHFSTEAHNIPKRFHPPSVVGTMGSAAATAKLLCLNMTQCTHALGIAASLAGAPMANAATQAKPLHIGNATRLGFEAALLAARGMEANPFILDDISGCSGFSAFYSIYQPRSLSTPNEHHEFLLEKQDIAFKRFPAHLGMHWVVDAALSVRNLFINYAGSFSPSLIRTIVLKVPVSKYINRPFPNSEHEARHSFQFNACTALLDGEVGLSSFTESSIHRQELRELLHKVVVEHPEDNVANFDKMYGEVAVLLKSGDVLTGKCDTFYGHWRKPLSRESLLKKFRSNASHVLPEEKVETIITMVDNLENLSDSSHLACSL